A stretch of the Argentina anserina chromosome 6, drPotAnse1.1, whole genome shotgun sequence genome encodes the following:
- the LOC126799370 gene encoding uncharacterized protein LOC126799370 translates to MDFQMSRIQVAAFVVGIIVLSITAEKCRQLVGEEHSSQSGKFTIMNCFDMSSGTLACGVKEGVKLYANNLRSAHIEAARQKAIESALVDALSQGMASNEAAKLAQKAGTKAAKLEKRQAKRIIGPIISSGWDFFEAIYYGGAVTEGIVRGTGTLFGTYAGGFLGDQRLGRVGYLLGSQLGSWVGGRIGLMVYDVVSGVNYIITFGIPESSEVGEAPPNESSDDSYVNEAPTDTSSEDSYISQLGSWVGGRIKLMVYDAIFGTAESSEVGEAPPYESLDDSYVSETPAYTSSEDSNVYESSYESPNEEL, encoded by the exons ATGGATTTCCAGATGAGTAGGATTCAAGTAGCGGCCTTCGTAGTTGGGATCATCGTCCTCAGTATCACAG CTGAAAAATGTCGGCAGCTGGTTGGGGAAGAGCATTCGTCTCAGAGTGGGAAGTTTACAATCATGAATTGTTTTGATATGAGTTCTGGAACACTAGCTTGTGGGGTGAAAGAGGGTGTGAAACTATATGCTAACAACCTCAGATCTGCTCATATCGAGGCAGCCAGGCAGAAAGCAATAGAAAGTGCTTTGGTTGATGCATTGTCACAGGGGATGGCATCTAATGAAGCGGCCAAGCTAGCGCAGAAAGCAGGAACAAAGGcagcaaaattagaaaaacggcAAGCCAAGCGAATAATAGGTCCTATAATCTCGTCTGGATGGGACTTTTTTGAAGCTATATACTATGGTGGTGCGGTGACAGAAGGAATCGTCAGGGGCACTGGCACCTTGTTTGGCACCTATGCTGGAGGCTTTCTTGGAGACCAAAGGCTCGGGAGGGTTGGTTATCTTCTGGGAAGTCAATTGGGAAGTTGGGTAGGAGGTAGGATAGGATTGATGGTCTATGATGTGGTTAGTGGagtaaattacataattacaTTTGGTATACCTGAAAGTAGTGAAGTTGGTGAAGCTCCTCCTAATGAAAGTTCTGATGACTCTTACGTTAATGAAGCCCCCACAGACACGAGCTCTGAAGATTCTTACATCAGTCAATTGGGCAGCTGGGTAGGAGGTAGGATCAAATTGATGGTCTATGATGCTATTTTTGGTACAGCCGAAAGTAGTGAAGTTGGTGAAGCTCCTCCTTATGAAAGTTTGGATGACTCTTATGTTAGTGAAACCCCTGCATACACAAGCTCTGAAGATTCTAATGTATATGAGTCTTCATACGAATCTCCCAATGAAGAGCTGTAA
- the LOC126799344 gene encoding nicotianamine synthase, with the protein MCCHGDVLVQRVCQLYEQISRLESLKPSQDVNTLFTQLVLTCMPPYPIDVTKLCKSVQEIRSNLIRLCGEAEGLLESHFSSILGSYEYPLDHLDIFPYYSNYLKLSKLEHSILTQHFPHVPSKIAFVGSGPLPLTSIVLASNHLTATSFHNYDIDPLANSKALGLVKSDPDLSKRMVFHTTDIMNVTTGLKEYDVVFLAALVGMDRSAKVKIIEHLAENMNPGAILMLRSAHGARAFLYPVIEPCADLIGFEVLTVFHPTDEVINSVVIARRSSYAPPAGIPSSPLEQKAGLNVGCVKLPNKCSEFEAFNPLNHGNNMIEELVFDQEQLS; encoded by the coding sequence ATGTGCTGCCATGGCGATGTTTTGGTCCAAAGAGTATGCCAACTCTACGAGCAAATCTCAAGACTCGAGAGCCTCAAACCCTCCCAAGATGTCAACACTCTCTTCACCCAACTCGTTCTCACATGCATGCCACCATATCCAATCGATGTCACCAAATTATGCAAAAGTGTGCAAGAAATAAGGTCCAACCTCATAAGACTCTGCGGAGAAGCAGAAGGACTCTTGGAGTCTCATTTCTCCTCCATCCTGGGCTCCTATGAATACCCTCTTGACCATCTCGACATTTTCCCTTACTACTCCAACTACCTCAAGCTCAGCAAACTCGAGCACTCCATCCTTACCCAACACTTTCCTCATGTCCCTTCGAAAATCGCCTTTGTGGGTTCTGGACCTCTTCCCCTCACCTCGATTGTTTTGGCTTCAAACCACCTCACCGCCACCTCTTTCCATAACTATGATATCGACCCGTTGGCCAATTCCAAGGCTCTTGGCTTGGTTAAATCTGATCCTGACCTGTCCAAGAGGATGGTGTTCCATACCACTGACATAATGAATGTCACGACTGGTTTGAAGGAGTATGACGTTGTGTTTCTTGCTGCTCTAGTCGGGATGGACAGGTCTGCGAAGGTGAAGATCATCGAGCACTTGGCCGAGAACATGAATCCCGGAGCGATTTTGATGCTTAGGAGTGCTCATGGTGCTAGGGCTTTTCTGTATCCGGTGATTGAACCTTGTGCTGATCTTATAGGGTTTGAGGTTCTTACTGTTTTTCACCCTACTGATGAAGTTATTAACTCGGTTGTGATTGCTAGGAGATCCTCGTATGCACCGCCGGCGGGGATACCCTCATCGCCGCTCGAACAGAAGGCTGGGCTTAATGTTGGTTGTGTAAAACTGCCCAACAAGTGCTCTGAGTTTGAAGCCTTCAATCCTCTCAATCATGGCAACAATATGATCGAGGAATTGGTCTTTGATCAGGAGCAGCTTTCATAA
- the LOC126799424 gene encoding homeobox protein knotted-1-like 1, which produces MENLYRLNRMNMIPSSSDNVNQGENTRTTEGGAGYHGVPVILSDGNINMLQFERDQSMTAQIKTQIANHPRYPDLVSAYIDCQKVGAPPEMRSILEEIGRLSLPISTCRNEIGADPELDEFMDSYCGILHTYKEELSKSVDEATAFLSSIEMQLSNLCKGTFQKNNSDHQPTVPLPDEAVGSSEEEFGYGEVEAAEGHENSAFRACDKELKDMLLNKYSGYLSKLKKDFLKTRKKGKLPKDARSALLDWWNTHYRWPYPTEEEKMQLSVATGLDQRQINNWFINQRKRHWKPSEDMKFALMEGVGGSINGEGGPSLLFDTGFGNGDIM; this is translated from the exons ATGGAGAATTTATATAGGCTAAACCGTATGAATATGATACCAAGCTCGTCAGACAATGTGAATCAGGGAGAAAATACTAGGACTACTGAAGGCGGTGCTGGTTATCATGGTGTTCCAGTAATACTGAGTGACGGTAACATCAACATGCTGCAATTTGAAAGGGATCAGAGTATGACAGCGCAAATCAAGACTCAGATAGCCAATCATCCTCGTTATCCAGATTTGGTTTCTGCTTACATAGATTGCCAAAAG GTTGGGGCTCCCCCAGAGATGAGAAGCATACTTGAAGAAATAGGACGGCTAAGCCTCCCCATAAGCACTTGCAGGAATGAGATAGGAGCTGATCCAGAACTAGACGAGTTCATG GACTCATACTGTGGAATTCTTCATACATACAAGGAAGAGCTTTCTAAATCGGTCGACGAAGCAACGGCATTCTTGAGTAGCATTGAAATGCAGCTGAGCAACCTCTGCAAAGGCACATTCCAGAAAAACAATTCGGACCATCAGCCAACTG TACCCTTGCCAGATGAAGCCGTTGGTAGTTCAGAAGAGGAGTTTGGTTATGGGGAGGTGGAAGCAGCTGAGGGTCATGAAAACTCAGCGTTTCGTGCTTGTGATAAGGAACTGAAAGATATGCTGCTGAATAAGTACAGTGGTTACCTCAGCAAGCTGAAAAAGGACTTCTTAAAGACTAGAAAGAAAGGAAAGCTTCCCAAGGATGCTAGGTCAGCGCTATTGGACTGGTGGAACACTCATTATAGATGGCCATATCCCACG GAAGAGGAAAAAATGCAACTATCTGTGGCAACTGGTCTGGACCAAAGGCAGATAAACAATTGGTTCATAAACCAAAGGAAGAGGCACTGGAAGCCATCTGAAGACATGAAGTTCGCCCTCATGGAGGGCGTTGGTGGCAGCATCAATGGTGAAGGAGGACCCAGTTTGCTATTCGACACTGGATTCGGAAATGGTGATATCATGTGA